One part of the Lytechinus pictus isolate F3 Inbred chromosome 3, Lp3.0, whole genome shotgun sequence genome encodes these proteins:
- the LOC129257937 gene encoding proline-rich transmembrane protein 4-like — MARRIVFQATLLLLIVWCGLSLAQVSGPEPTAEGEATGEPGPHPENEPEPEPEGEGEPEPEGESEPTAQPDSPFAEPVPAWDVALPLYKWAWPFHIYLLGVLFALLAVYSLGSIIKLRERRLLSHGYFIALNLLMLLMGVIRAVYLLVDAYNFKGIWPNVVAYLFLGTGFPCLTSAFSILFMALLQSTKTRLVPPSIQKPKYLAVVIISHFAFAFIADVVVGLFASAAALLLACQVAFVVWGVFLTVSYLVIFRRLYRSSVRKFREISRLSVRTSSIILPGERPLIKPRNNWGSAIRITLVTAFLGLLIAVLQVYGMLVVYGPVGGQKQIPDPWPWWGYQFTFRVLEFLMCALMSYVATQPFRYTKDGKEKPCVCLPCWHVILEACGRREKEVLQTEEELNSHVWSSAFEPCLPKKPTMYSGLAAKEASAYSQNTNVNNASVNINLEQRGGTDKDLQLDKSMNLNGMKKAKSTEAIGSELNNRTKSPPISGAPFFETNNSQVVRNELQAPIQRGDKVTNCRSMPIQPSADGEWAGLEKTPSHHSVSDVIHTDKPVDVSVCSSPADISVDVTEETPLNPAQ, encoded by the exons ATGGCACGAAGGATTGTTTTCCAAGCGACTCTCTTGCTCCTGATAGTGTGGTGTGGTCTGAGTTTGGCCCAGGTCTCTGGTCCCGAGCCCACGGCGGAAGGAGAAGCAACCGGTGAACCTGGTCCTCATCCTGAAAACGAACCGGAGCCAGAACCCGAG GGAGAAGGTGAGCCAGAACCAGAGGGTGAGAGTGAACCGACCGCGCAACCAGACTCGCCGTTTGCAGAACCGGTACCAGCATGGGACGTTGCCCTACCACTCTACAAGTGGGCATGGCCATTTCACATCTACCTGCTTGGAGTCCTCTTTGCTCTCCTAGCCGTCTACTCCCTCGGAAGTATCATCAAGCTTCGAGAGCGACGGCTGCTCAGCCATGGCTACTTCATCGCCCTGAACCTGTTGATGCTGCTCATGGGTGTCATCAGGGCAGTGTACCTGCTTGTTGATGCCTACAACTTCAAGGGTATCTGGCCCAACGTCGTAGCATACCTGTTCCTAGGTACAGGGTTCCCCTGCCTCACCTCAGCATTTAGTATTCTTTTCATGGCCCTGCTGCAATCGACAAAAACTCGCCTAGTACCCCCATCCATTCAGAAGCCCAAGTACCTGGCAGTGGTCATCATATCTCATTTCGCCTTTGCTTTCATAGCCGATGTGGTGGTAGGACTCTTTGCTTCTGCAGCAGCGTTGCTCCTGGCTTGCCAAGTAGCGTTTGTTGTCTGGGGTGTTTTCCTGACAGTTAGTTACCTGGTCATATTCCGTCGTCTCTACAGGTCATCCGTGAGGAAGTTCAGGGAGATAAGCCGGCTGAGCGTGAGGACTTCGTCCATCATCCTGCCAGGAGAGAGACCGTTGATCAAGCCTAGAAACAACTGGGGTAGTGCAATAAGAATAACATTGGTAACTGCTTTTCTGGGTCTCCTCATTGCAGTCCTGCAGGTGTACGGCATGCTGGTGGTGTATGGGCCTGTTGGTGGCCAAAAGCAGATCCCTGACCCATGGCCTTGGTGGGGATACCAATTCACTTTCCGTGTCCTGGAGTTCTTGATGTGCGCCCTGATGAGTTACGTTGCAACGCAACCATTCCGTTACACCAAGGATGGTAAGGAGAAGCCTTGCGTGTGCCTTCCTTGCTGGCATGTAATCCTTGAGGCATGTGgtaggagagagaaagaggttCTCCAAACAGAAGAAGAACTTAATTCACATGTCTGGAGCAGTGCCTTTGAGCCATGCCTCCCCAAGAAGCCTACAATGTACAGTGGGTTAGCCGCAAAAGAAGCATCAGCATACTCCCAAAACACAAATGTCAACAATGCATCTGTGAATATAAACCTGGAACAAAGGGGAGGCACCGACAAAGACTTGCAGCTCGACAAGAGCATGAACTTGAACGGGATGAAGAAAGCGAAGAGCACTGAAGCCATTGGTTCGGAGCTGAACAACAGGACAAAGTCACCTCCAATAAGTGGAGCCCCTTTCTTTGAAACAAACAATTCTCAGGTGGTGAGGAATGAGCTTCAGGCTCCGATCCAGCGAGGGGACAAGGTGACTAACTGTCGCTCAATGCCCATCCAACCCTCGGCGGATGGTGAGTGGGCGGGACTGGAGAAGACACCGAGCCATCATTCTGTGTCTGATGTCATCCATACAGACAAACCAGTGGATGTATCCGTCTGCAGCAGTCCTGCGGATATTAGCGTGGATGTCACTGAAGAAACACCTCTCAATCCAGCTCAGTAA